A window from Dysidea avara chromosome 2, odDysAvar1.4, whole genome shotgun sequence encodes these proteins:
- the LOC136247376 gene encoding uncharacterized protein isoform X2, producing the protein MCLFSQIEEATNMMLDDLSDTSQNRSDDIVSGSGDLNERDQDKPRPSCCVSGNFTFHSIDEILNNISSNNTIVNIPTDVELSSIVTLEGLENIMITGHRNPVVKCNDVGAVKLISCKNITIEGIQWEGCGSKDYPGVEFYNSSNVSFERCLFHNSKGRSVLLSEVSGNVCINNCNFTYNNKYSRHGAAIHYLPNTNSHGQHNLVVQNSRFIFNRATQSVVYIDGSGSRIPGHVYLQDSEFVNNTGVPIYISHTNLHIRGGVLFKGNTAKSGGGIYSRNSTVIFCDKSDVNFINICATDNGGAIYQIYSSGADSVVTFTGNSARFGGAIYSDNSNIKFDGNSSVSFSNNKASYDGGAVFCDTKCAVLFYRGTLVKFINNSATTGGAIHSESNSCILSKGDSVVQFLENRAIQGGAIYSKKQVAFLLEGSCKISFNNSKASESGGALYITGHSTVTIAEHSKVIYSNNEGTQYGGAIYCSDNSSITLEGQAMVIFINNTSQYGGALSILQSTLIFDGNTSVNFTRNKAENGGAISVVKSSVTFVDSPQTEFFSNSARNGGAMHLSNHFTVSISHNAHNTFSYNTANHHGGAIYCDLTKSTENKITFNYTDVIMFYSNTDLIGSDVYIDMPTSCDETCLNDSIINIEHTQLDWVSIKTSPRKLEFNNSAVTCIDNDNDTICQTYLTRNIMLGQEITINACLWDYYNQPAGSTQFVLSSEDKDHHVIGPNNVLLSCTLFDGVSIMGNRVMEATNYTMNITSYDLKEFSIELITELSPCHSGFYYDNTTQMCVCYSDSDIVYCSGSTSSIKRGYWFGEVNDKATVAICPNSYCNFTCCETADGFFKLSPVRENQCNSQRSGTACGGCKKNFTLSFDSIECVSVDTCTTGQTVLVVTLSILYWVVIVILVFIVTYYHTGIGYLYAITYYYSVVDILLCEHLYISQGLFTVVSIMSSIAKVTPQFLGQFCLVTNMSGIDQQFIHYVHPLAVAIIIVVICLSARISVKFSSFVSRGIIHVICFLLLLSYTSVATTSLLLMRFLTFYNVDKVYTHLSPDIEYLHGRHLPYFILAIVCALIIVIGLPFLLLFEPFLNYKISFTKIKPLLDQFQGCYKDKYRSFAAYYMACRLVTILIIIVNPSNDDTSRYLLIILNSCLAFIHATIKPYRSNILNVFDSFVLHLMIVVSMVPLIDSYDPNLLLSFIFVLVILPLISFLLMEIYLYKRKIKKIANCFVPPKHDTTNDNNEVPMRDFVDSIIDDSRRVNTTICEIYSRESETDDVTHYRESFFEVMDEIKD; encoded by the exons a TGTGTTTGTTCAGCCAAATTGAAGAAGCTACAAACATGATGCTGGATGATCTATCTGATACTTCTCAGAATAGAAGTGATGACATTGTTAGTGGCTCAGGTGATCTAAATGAGAGAGATCAGGATAAACCAAGGCCTTCTTGTTGTGTATCTGGAAATTTTACTTTTCATTCAATTGATGAAATTCTAAATAACATCTCCAGTAACAACACCATTGTCAACATACCAACTGATGTTGAGTTGTCTTCTATTGTGACATTAGAAGGTCTTGAAAATATCATGATAACAGGACACAGAAATCCTGTTGTAAAGTGTAATGATGTTGGTGCAGTAAAGTTAATCTCCTGCAAGAACATAACCATTGAAGGTATACAGTGGGAGGGATGTGGCTCTAAAGATTATCCAGGAGTTGAATTCTACAACTCATCCAATGTTTCTTTTGAAAGATGCTTATTCCATAACTCCAAAGGAAGAAGTGTTTTACTTTCAGAAGTATCTGGAAATGTGTGCATTAACAATTGCAATTTTACATACAACAACAAATATAGTAGACATGgagcagctatacattatttACCAAATACTAATAGCCATGGTCAACACAATTTGGTGGTCCAAAATAGCCGATTCATCTTCAATAGAGCCACACAAAGTGTAGTTTACATTGATGGCTCAGGTAGCAGGATCCCTGGTCATGTTTACTTACAAGACAGTGAGTTTGTCAACAACACAGGAGTACCAATTTACATCTCACATACTAATCTTCATATTAGAGGTGGTGTGTTGTTCAAAGGTAATACAGCAAAGTCTGGTGGAGGAATTTATAGCAGGAACTCCACTGTCATATTTTGTGATAAGTCTGATGTAAATTTTATTAATATCTGTGCTACAGATAATGGTGGAGCTATTTATCAAATATATTCTAGTGGAGCAGACTCAGTAGTGACATTTACGGGTAACAGTGCAAGGTTTGGTGGTGCCATATACAGTGACAATTCCAATATcaaatttgatggtaactcaagtgtatcATTTAGTAATAATAAAGCCAGctatgatggaggagctgtattttGCGATACAAAATGTGCTGTCTTATTTTATAGAGGTACATTAGTGAAATTTATTAATAACAGTGCAACAACTGGTGGAGCTATACACAGTGAAAGCAATTCTTGTATATTATCTAAAGGGGATTCAGTTGTTCAATTCCTGGAAAACAGAGCCATACAGGGTGGCGCTATATATTCAAAGAAACAAGTTGCTTTCCTATTGGAAGGAAGTTGCAAAATAAGCTTTAATAATAGTAAAGCAAGTGAAAGTGGAGGAGCACTCTACATTACAGGCCATTCCACTGTGACTATTGCAGAACACTCAAAAGTTATTTATTCTAATAATGAAGGTACTCAGTATGGTGGAGCAATCTACTGTAGTGATAACTCCAGCATTACACTAGAAGGGCAAGCTATGGTGATATTTATAAACAATACATCTCAATATGGTGGAGCCTTATCAATTCTGCAATCAACACTGATCTTTGATGGAAATACTTCAGTAAATTTCACCAGGAATAAGGCAGAGAATGGAGGAGCCATCTCTGTTGTGAAATCTTCTGTAACTTTTGTGGATAGTCCCCAAACAGAGTTCTTCAGTAATTCAGCAAGAAATGGTGGGGCCATGCATCTTAGTAATCATTTCACTGTAAGTATATCCCATAATGCTCATAACACATTTTCCTACAACACTGCTAACCACCATGGTGGGGCCATATATTGTGACCTGACTAAAAGTACTGAGAATAAAATTACATTCAACTATACAGATGTTATAATGTTTTATAGCAACACTGACCTCATCGGTTCTGATGTTTATATTGATATGCCAACATCATGTGATGAGACTTGTTTGAACGACAGCATCATTAACATAGAGCATACTCAACTTGATTGGGTCAGTATTAAAACTTCTCCTAGAAAACTAGAATTTAATAACTCAGCAGTTACATGTATTGATAATGACAATGATACAATTTGTCAAACTTATCTAACAAGAAATATAATGCTAGGTCAGGAAATTACAATCAATGCTTGTTTATGGGATTATTACAATCAACCTGCTGGATCAACACAATTTGTACTGAGTAGTGAAGATAAAGATCATCACGTTATTGGCCCAAATAACGTGCTACTATCATGTACACTATTTGACGGAGTTAGTATAATGGGAAACAGAGTTATGGAGGCAACTAATTATACAATGAACATTACTTCATATGACTTGAAGGAGTTTTCTATAGAACTAATAACTGAGCTATCACCATGTCACTCTGGTTTCTACTATGATAACACTACACAAATGTGTGTATGCTACAGTGATAGTGATATTGTGTATTGTTCTGGTAGCACATCATCTATcaaaagaggttactggtttggtgAAGTTAATGATAAAGCTACAGTGGCAATTTGCCCCAATAGCTACTGTAATTTTACTTGTTGTGAAACAGCTGATggatttttcaaactttcaccaGTCAGAGAAAATCAGTGCAATTCACAGCGATCTGGTACTGCTTGCGGTGGTTGTAAGAAAAACTTTACTCTTTCATTTGATTCTATAGAATGTGTAAGTGTTGACACATGTACAACTGGACAAACAGTACTTGTGGTAACATTATCAATCCTTTACTGGGTGGTCATAGTTATATTAGTGTTCATTGTGACATACTATCACACTGGGATTGGTTATTTGTAtgctattacatactattacagtgTGGTGGATATTTTACTGTGTGAACACTTGTACATATCACAAGGGTTATTTACAGTTGTTAGCATTATGTCAAGTATTGCAAAAGTCACACCACAATTTTTAGGACAGTTCTGTTTAGTAACTAATATGAGTGGAATTGACCAACAGTTCATTCATTATGTACATCCACTAGCTGTTGCTATTATCATAGTAGTAATCTGCCTATCAGCAAGGATATCAGTCAAGTTTTCATCATTTGTAAGTAGAGGAATTATTCATGTTATCTGTTTTCTTCTGTTGTTATCGTACACTTCTGTGGCAACAACTTCATTACTGCTTATGAGATTCCTGACATTTTACAATGTGGATAAAGTTTATACTCACCTGTCACCTGACATAGAGTATTTACATGGACGCCATCTACCATATTTTATTCTAGCAATAGTATGCGCACTAATTATTGTAATTGGTCTGCCATTTTTGCTTTTATTTGAGCCATTTCTTAACTACAAAATCAGCTTCACCAAGATTAAACCATTAttggatcagtttcaaggatgttacaaagacaagtatcgtagctttgcagcttattacatgGCATGTCGATTGGTTACTATTCTGATAATTATTGTTAATCCATCAAATGATGACACTTCCCGCTATTTATTGATTATTTTAAATTCCTGTTTAGCCTTTATACATGCGACAATAAAGCCATATAGATCTAACATTCTTAATGTGTTTGATAGCTTCGTGTTGCATTTaatgattgtggtttcaatgGTACCACTTATTGACAGTTATGATCCTAATTTATTGCTATCATTCATATTTGTATTAGTTATACTACCTTTAATATCTTTTCTGCTAATGGAAATTTACCTTTACAAAAGGAAAATAAAGAAAATCGCTAATTGTTTTGTGCCACCTAAACATGACACTACTAATGACAACAATGAGGTACCAATGAGAGACTTTGTTGATAGTATTATTGATGATAGCAGGAGGGTGAATACTACTATATGTGAAAT CTATAGCAGAGAATCAGAGACTGATGATGTCACTCACTACCGTGAATCATTCTTTGAAGTGATGGACGAGATTAAAGACTGA
- the LOC136247376 gene encoding uncharacterized protein isoform X1, producing MELLKIYIAAVLLVCLFSQIEEATNMMLDDLSDTSQNRSDDIVSGSGDLNERDQDKPRPSCCVSGNFTFHSIDEILNNISSNNTIVNIPTDVELSSIVTLEGLENIMITGHRNPVVKCNDVGAVKLISCKNITIEGIQWEGCGSKDYPGVEFYNSSNVSFERCLFHNSKGRSVLLSEVSGNVCINNCNFTYNNKYSRHGAAIHYLPNTNSHGQHNLVVQNSRFIFNRATQSVVYIDGSGSRIPGHVYLQDSEFVNNTGVPIYISHTNLHIRGGVLFKGNTAKSGGGIYSRNSTVIFCDKSDVNFINICATDNGGAIYQIYSSGADSVVTFTGNSARFGGAIYSDNSNIKFDGNSSVSFSNNKASYDGGAVFCDTKCAVLFYRGTLVKFINNSATTGGAIHSESNSCILSKGDSVVQFLENRAIQGGAIYSKKQVAFLLEGSCKISFNNSKASESGGALYITGHSTVTIAEHSKVIYSNNEGTQYGGAIYCSDNSSITLEGQAMVIFINNTSQYGGALSILQSTLIFDGNTSVNFTRNKAENGGAISVVKSSVTFVDSPQTEFFSNSARNGGAMHLSNHFTVSISHNAHNTFSYNTANHHGGAIYCDLTKSTENKITFNYTDVIMFYSNTDLIGSDVYIDMPTSCDETCLNDSIINIEHTQLDWVSIKTSPRKLEFNNSAVTCIDNDNDTICQTYLTRNIMLGQEITINACLWDYYNQPAGSTQFVLSSEDKDHHVIGPNNVLLSCTLFDGVSIMGNRVMEATNYTMNITSYDLKEFSIELITELSPCHSGFYYDNTTQMCVCYSDSDIVYCSGSTSSIKRGYWFGEVNDKATVAICPNSYCNFTCCETADGFFKLSPVRENQCNSQRSGTACGGCKKNFTLSFDSIECVSVDTCTTGQTVLVVTLSILYWVVIVILVFIVTYYHTGIGYLYAITYYYSVVDILLCEHLYISQGLFTVVSIMSSIAKVTPQFLGQFCLVTNMSGIDQQFIHYVHPLAVAIIIVVICLSARISVKFSSFVSRGIIHVICFLLLLSYTSVATTSLLLMRFLTFYNVDKVYTHLSPDIEYLHGRHLPYFILAIVCALIIVIGLPFLLLFEPFLNYKISFTKIKPLLDQFQGCYKDKYRSFAAYYMACRLVTILIIIVNPSNDDTSRYLLIILNSCLAFIHATIKPYRSNILNVFDSFVLHLMIVVSMVPLIDSYDPNLLLSFIFVLVILPLISFLLMEIYLYKRKIKKIANCFVPPKHDTTNDNNEVPMRDFVDSIIDDSRRVNTTICEIYSRESETDDVTHYRESFFEVMDEIKD from the exons ATGGAACTCTTAAAAATTTACATAGCTGCTGTTTTGCTAGTGTGTTTGTTCAGCCAAATTGAAGAAGCTACAAACATGATGCTGGATGATCTATCTGATACTTCTCAGAATAGAAGTGATGACATTGTTAGTGGCTCAGGTGATCTAAATGAGAGAGATCAGGATAAACCAAGGCCTTCTTGTTGTGTATCTGGAAATTTTACTTTTCATTCAATTGATGAAATTCTAAATAACATCTCCAGTAACAACACCATTGTCAACATACCAACTGATGTTGAGTTGTCTTCTATTGTGACATTAGAAGGTCTTGAAAATATCATGATAACAGGACACAGAAATCCTGTTGTAAAGTGTAATGATGTTGGTGCAGTAAAGTTAATCTCCTGCAAGAACATAACCATTGAAGGTATACAGTGGGAGGGATGTGGCTCTAAAGATTATCCAGGAGTTGAATTCTACAACTCATCCAATGTTTCTTTTGAAAGATGCTTATTCCATAACTCCAAAGGAAGAAGTGTTTTACTTTCAGAAGTATCTGGAAATGTGTGCATTAACAATTGCAATTTTACATACAACAACAAATATAGTAGACATGgagcagctatacattatttACCAAATACTAATAGCCATGGTCAACACAATTTGGTGGTCCAAAATAGCCGATTCATCTTCAATAGAGCCACACAAAGTGTAGTTTACATTGATGGCTCAGGTAGCAGGATCCCTGGTCATGTTTACTTACAAGACAGTGAGTTTGTCAACAACACAGGAGTACCAATTTACATCTCACATACTAATCTTCATATTAGAGGTGGTGTGTTGTTCAAAGGTAATACAGCAAAGTCTGGTGGAGGAATTTATAGCAGGAACTCCACTGTCATATTTTGTGATAAGTCTGATGTAAATTTTATTAATATCTGTGCTACAGATAATGGTGGAGCTATTTATCAAATATATTCTAGTGGAGCAGACTCAGTAGTGACATTTACGGGTAACAGTGCAAGGTTTGGTGGTGCCATATACAGTGACAATTCCAATATcaaatttgatggtaactcaagtgtatcATTTAGTAATAATAAAGCCAGctatgatggaggagctgtattttGCGATACAAAATGTGCTGTCTTATTTTATAGAGGTACATTAGTGAAATTTATTAATAACAGTGCAACAACTGGTGGAGCTATACACAGTGAAAGCAATTCTTGTATATTATCTAAAGGGGATTCAGTTGTTCAATTCCTGGAAAACAGAGCCATACAGGGTGGCGCTATATATTCAAAGAAACAAGTTGCTTTCCTATTGGAAGGAAGTTGCAAAATAAGCTTTAATAATAGTAAAGCAAGTGAAAGTGGAGGAGCACTCTACATTACAGGCCATTCCACTGTGACTATTGCAGAACACTCAAAAGTTATTTATTCTAATAATGAAGGTACTCAGTATGGTGGAGCAATCTACTGTAGTGATAACTCCAGCATTACACTAGAAGGGCAAGCTATGGTGATATTTATAAACAATACATCTCAATATGGTGGAGCCTTATCAATTCTGCAATCAACACTGATCTTTGATGGAAATACTTCAGTAAATTTCACCAGGAATAAGGCAGAGAATGGAGGAGCCATCTCTGTTGTGAAATCTTCTGTAACTTTTGTGGATAGTCCCCAAACAGAGTTCTTCAGTAATTCAGCAAGAAATGGTGGGGCCATGCATCTTAGTAATCATTTCACTGTAAGTATATCCCATAATGCTCATAACACATTTTCCTACAACACTGCTAACCACCATGGTGGGGCCATATATTGTGACCTGACTAAAAGTACTGAGAATAAAATTACATTCAACTATACAGATGTTATAATGTTTTATAGCAACACTGACCTCATCGGTTCTGATGTTTATATTGATATGCCAACATCATGTGATGAGACTTGTTTGAACGACAGCATCATTAACATAGAGCATACTCAACTTGATTGGGTCAGTATTAAAACTTCTCCTAGAAAACTAGAATTTAATAACTCAGCAGTTACATGTATTGATAATGACAATGATACAATTTGTCAAACTTATCTAACAAGAAATATAATGCTAGGTCAGGAAATTACAATCAATGCTTGTTTATGGGATTATTACAATCAACCTGCTGGATCAACACAATTTGTACTGAGTAGTGAAGATAAAGATCATCACGTTATTGGCCCAAATAACGTGCTACTATCATGTACACTATTTGACGGAGTTAGTATAATGGGAAACAGAGTTATGGAGGCAACTAATTATACAATGAACATTACTTCATATGACTTGAAGGAGTTTTCTATAGAACTAATAACTGAGCTATCACCATGTCACTCTGGTTTCTACTATGATAACACTACACAAATGTGTGTATGCTACAGTGATAGTGATATTGTGTATTGTTCTGGTAGCACATCATCTATcaaaagaggttactggtttggtgAAGTTAATGATAAAGCTACAGTGGCAATTTGCCCCAATAGCTACTGTAATTTTACTTGTTGTGAAACAGCTGATggatttttcaaactttcaccaGTCAGAGAAAATCAGTGCAATTCACAGCGATCTGGTACTGCTTGCGGTGGTTGTAAGAAAAACTTTACTCTTTCATTTGATTCTATAGAATGTGTAAGTGTTGACACATGTACAACTGGACAAACAGTACTTGTGGTAACATTATCAATCCTTTACTGGGTGGTCATAGTTATATTAGTGTTCATTGTGACATACTATCACACTGGGATTGGTTATTTGTAtgctattacatactattacagtgTGGTGGATATTTTACTGTGTGAACACTTGTACATATCACAAGGGTTATTTACAGTTGTTAGCATTATGTCAAGTATTGCAAAAGTCACACCACAATTTTTAGGACAGTTCTGTTTAGTAACTAATATGAGTGGAATTGACCAACAGTTCATTCATTATGTACATCCACTAGCTGTTGCTATTATCATAGTAGTAATCTGCCTATCAGCAAGGATATCAGTCAAGTTTTCATCATTTGTAAGTAGAGGAATTATTCATGTTATCTGTTTTCTTCTGTTGTTATCGTACACTTCTGTGGCAACAACTTCATTACTGCTTATGAGATTCCTGACATTTTACAATGTGGATAAAGTTTATACTCACCTGTCACCTGACATAGAGTATTTACATGGACGCCATCTACCATATTTTATTCTAGCAATAGTATGCGCACTAATTATTGTAATTGGTCTGCCATTTTTGCTTTTATTTGAGCCATTTCTTAACTACAAAATCAGCTTCACCAAGATTAAACCATTAttggatcagtttcaaggatgttacaaagacaagtatcgtagctttgcagcttattacatgGCATGTCGATTGGTTACTATTCTGATAATTATTGTTAATCCATCAAATGATGACACTTCCCGCTATTTATTGATTATTTTAAATTCCTGTTTAGCCTTTATACATGCGACAATAAAGCCATATAGATCTAACATTCTTAATGTGTTTGATAGCTTCGTGTTGCATTTaatgattgtggtttcaatgGTACCACTTATTGACAGTTATGATCCTAATTTATTGCTATCATTCATATTTGTATTAGTTATACTACCTTTAATATCTTTTCTGCTAATGGAAATTTACCTTTACAAAAGGAAAATAAAGAAAATCGCTAATTGTTTTGTGCCACCTAAACATGACACTACTAATGACAACAATGAGGTACCAATGAGAGACTTTGTTGATAGTATTATTGATGATAGCAGGAGGGTGAATACTACTATATGTGAAAT CTATAGCAGAGAATCAGAGACTGATGATGTCACTCACTACCGTGAATCATTCTTTGAAGTGATGGACGAGATTAAAGACTGA